The nucleotide sequence CTGAAGCCCTCATCCCAGCCGGAAAGAGCACCGCTGACCTCCCGACTGCCCACAACCTGCCCATTCAGGTACAGGCGAACCAGACCAGCCGCCGATCGGGTGCAAACCAGATGGGTCAACTCTGTGGTGCTAACAGTGCCAGCGGTCAGCGCCTTGCGGCTGGCGTTGGGGTCAGTGGTGGTAGTGCGGATGGCCACGTAGTAGCGATCGCCGCTCTGTCCCAAGGTGAAGTTGCGCCTGCCGGGTCCATCGGATAGGGTGACAATGCGTGCCAGTCCTTCATGGTTCAGAACATCGGGCTTGAGCCATACCTCTATGGTCAGTTCATTGCTGGCTTTCATCGCCTGGGTCAGCCTGGCAACAGAACTCACGGTAGACAGCAGGCAGGGAGTCTGAATGGTGAGTACACCACCACGGCGAGTGAGGGCAGAGGGATCGCTGATCGCCAGGTTCAGAGGATCTTCTGCACCGGAAACATCGGGCACGCTGGTTCCGGTGGTGGTGTCAAAGGTGTAGAGTGCCTCTAGCTGGTCGGTGGTGCGGGCAGCGACCGAAACCATCATCTCATCATCGGCGGTAAAGGTGCCGTTATCCACCGTCAGTTTGAGCAGGTAGTTACCGCTTTTGTCAAAGGTCGCGGTTGTTTCCAGAGACTTGTCATTTGAGAACGTCACCCTGCCCAGTCTGCTCTGCTGAGCCCATTTCACGGTGACAACGCCCCGATCGGGGTCGCCCAATCCACTGTCGATCACCCTTCCTGTCAATTGGGTTGCCAAAGTCGGTGAGGGCTGTCCCGCGTCGAGCTGGGGTCTGACCTGGAGATCATCTCCGGCAGAGATGACTGGACGCTGGTTCACCACAATGATGATTTCATCACTGGCGGACAGGGAACCATCATCAACCGTCAGTCGCAGCCCGTATTTACCTCGTTGGGTAAAGGTGGCCGTGGTATTCAGGCTATAAGGGTTGGCAAATTCAACGCTGCCCTCACCGGAGACTTTTTCCCAGGTGACAAAGAGGGCTTCAGGTTTTTGGATGCGATCGTCGATCGCCGTTCCATCCAGCGTGACAGTCACATTGGCTCCATCGAGTCCAATGGTTTGATCAACGCCTGCATTCACGATCGGTGGTTGATTAATCGTGCGGGGAGCATCCACCCCATCCTCTGCCCCTGCCAGATCCTGAGTATCCACGATGCCATAGTAGAGGCTCATGTAGCGGATGATTTCCTGGGTGTGGGGCTGTAGTTCTGGCAGATAGAGCTTAATCGCTTCGCGGATGGCTTTCGTAAACTCTGGATAGCTGGTCAGGCTGGTGCTAACAAAGGGGTCCAGTTGCCGGATCAGCTCATAGTTGCTGTCAATATCCAGGGTTTGCAGCGCCTTTTCCAGGGAGGAGGGGGCGGGGTTGCTCAGAGGCGGCAGGACGCGGCTGACATAGGTGACCCGGTGCATGATGCGCCAGCAGTTATTTTTTTTCTGGCGGGCTTCCCGCAGGGCAACCGCACTGGGGTGGTCACTCTGCTCCAGCCAGATGGGGTCTACCACCCGGTTAAAGAACAGATCGAAGTGATCGGCCCTGGGTTCCAGGTAAAAGGACATGAAGCGGTAGGCATCGACCCGCCCTGGCATGGACTGGGGTTTCCAGTGGCGCATCCCGGTGGGGTCATTGGGGTCAGGAGTCCCACTCTTATCCATCACCATCTCACCCTTTTCGTTCCGCAGGTAGACATCGCTTTCGACTTTGTCCAGACCCACATTCAACCCAAAGGATCGCTGCGATTCCTGGCTTTTGGTGACAGTCAAGTTCAGATGACCACCGAACATCGCGTCCAGCTCAAACTTCATACCCGCTGAAGCAATAGCAAACGTCAAATCTGTATATAAACCAGCCATCCCCTTGAAAGCATAAGCGCCACCCAGTTGCTCCCGATAAACATCCATCGTTTCCTGAGTTTCGGCATACAGCCCCCCTGCCGCCGTCCAGACATAGTTATTAACCAGATTGCGTTTTTGGAGTTTCGGTAGTTTCTCTAAGATCCGGCCCACTGTTAAATCATTCGCTTGACCATACAAACCATCCTGTCGTCGTCCCTTAGCACCTGCATCGTATTGCTCATAGTAAGTTTGCAAGTTGGCTTCTTCGCGTTCAATTTGGTTTTTAATGGCATAGGCTTCGATCGGCTTAAAGTAGCTGCTATCTGGGCTATAGGTGAAAGCATTAGGGTAGTCAGGATCAACGTCTAAAACGCCGATTTTGCCATCGAGAGTGCCCTGCTTGACATAGCGGGGGTTGAGCGGGAAGGTGATGATGTTGCGATCGGGCGGGATATCGGGGTTCGGGCGCATCTGGAAGGACACCAGCGCCTGATTGTGTTTCAACCGCAGAGCAAAGATATCCGCCGTATCAGACTTGACCAGCGCCATACCCATGTTTTCAGGGACAAACCGCCGTCCAATTTTGGGATAGGCAACCGCATCGGCATTTTCCACATACCCACGGAGTTCCATTTTGCTGGACTGAGTGGTGGTTCGCCCCACTCCCGTACTGGCGTCTTCTAGCCAGGTCAATGAATTTTCGAACTGTGTATGGAAAGCGATAACATTTTGCGTATCCATCACTTCTGTTTCAAAAACAAATCCAGCCGATGCCTGGCCTTTAAATACTCCGCCAATTTTGAGTTCAACCGACATGTCAAAGCCTGCGTCTTTGGAAGCAGAGTAGGTATAGGTGGTGCTATCTGCCTGGGCTAACTCCACCGAACTGGCTCCGGTATAGTCAGCAAACTCTCCCACGACATAGCCTGTGGCCGTCAGGTTTTCACTGGGAACTGGAGGCGCACCTTCGATGTAGCCAATCAACTGGGGATCGGTTTGCATTTGACCGATCCACTCTGTTATCAGGTCACCCACCTTAAAACTGCTGAGCAACTGCCACTGATCGTCTTTGATGAAGCTGTAGCAGCGCTTGAATACCCCGATCAGGTTGCCGTCGATGTCGTATTGCATATCGCCGTATTCCTGCACTCCCGGCTGGCTCTGGATCAAGCCGTGGAAGGCCGTTTTCACCCCAGCCAGGGCACTGCGAACGATGGGCGCATCGTCACTGAGGGGTGCCGTGGAGAGAATGTAGGTCGCGCCGCTGATGGTCAGGTTGTTTCCTTTGGAGGAGCGATCGTAAAGGGTAGTCAGGGCATTGCGTGTCTGGTCAGAATCGAGATCAAAGGTGTAGTAAGCAATCAGGTCATCCTGCTCACCCAGCAATCTCCGGAACAGGTTGTCCTGGATCTGTTCCTGGGTACGACAGATTTTCCAGATCCGCACTTCCTCCAGTTCGCCCTGGAAGTATGCTTGAATGCCATTGCTGCGACGACAGGCGGCCAGGGTAAACTGCGGCTCGCTGGATTTCAGTGGGGCAGCACTGACTGAATCCGTTGTGACCAGAGCGCCATTGTAGTAGAGCACGAGTTTGGAACCCAGCGGATTGGGGTCTTTGACCCATTTAACAGTCCCTTTGATCGTGGCGTGGTTGCGGCTCTTGGAGTCATAGGCGATGTTGCCGTCATTTTCCTCAAACTGCCACCAGGACACCAATCCTTTTTCGTTGCCTTTGATTTCCTGAGCAATATTCCCTTGTTCGCGGGCGGTGTTCCAGATCCGGACTTCGCTGATGGTGCCCCGAAATGCCACCGTTGATGAGTTGAAGCCTCGACCTATTTCCAGGGACTGATTACTGCTGCCGACATCGACTGGCTGCCGAAAATCGTCACTCGTGCTCTGGGTGCTTTCGTATCTGGACGATCCCGATGCAACCCCGTTGATATAGAAAGTAATGGTATCCCAGGCTGTGACCCTGGTTCCAATCACAGTGCCACTGGTATCTCTCTTGGCATCTGGCGGCTGTTCCCGCTTCCGAGTGACGGCAATTTTACAGAACTGAGTGCTAATTCTACCGCTAGAATAATAGGTTTTGGTTTCATGCTTAATGTTTTCAAAGGAAAACCCAATGCGCCCATCTGCTCCGATAAAGAGTGCATAGGGTACATCCTGCTCTTCGGTGCCATCATCAAAACGTCCGCGGCTGAGAATGCCATTGCCACTGGCAAGATCGGCAACCTTCAGGAAAACTTCGATCGTTAAATCACGGCTGATATCCAGGGTGGAGTCATTGCCACAATCGAGATAACCGCCCAGACCATCAAATTCCAGCCCATAGGACTGCCGGAACGTCGCTGCCAGATGGCTCCAGGTATTGGTGGGAAAGGTCTGGCGGCTCCGGACAAACTGGTCATTGACACCGGCAAACCAGTAGAAACCTCCAATTTGAGGATTTCCGTATAGCGTTCCTGGCTTATTACTTGCAGAGTAATCCTTCACGGTCGTTCCGGTAACTTCATCAAAATACCAGTAGCCAATTAAGTTTGCTTCGCTGCCTGTTAGCCGATCGCTCATGCTGCTCTGAATTTCGGCAGGGGTACGCACCCGATCCCAGATCCGTACTTCATCGATTTGACCTTTGAAATAGGGATTTTGGGCATCACCGGAATAGCCAATCGAGATGGCATCTTGCCGGGTTAAGCCAGAAGCCGCTTTGTTGCCAGCGGCAACTTCTTTGCCATCCACATAGAGTTTCTGCCCCGCCCATCCATCAGTAGTCCCAAAAACATGGGCGACGTGGTGCCAGGTATCATCCGCGAGATTGAGATTGGTGCTGGAGATGATTTCGTCGCTCCAGATGCGCGCCTTGATGTTGCCGCCACTCAGGTAAATATGGCGATCGGCTTGTCCATTGACTGGACCCGAAACCACGGAGAATAGTCCGCAGTTGGGTGAACTGGTTTTGAACCACAGTTCATGGGTGACGTTGGTTTCCGGTTCATTCAGTGGTACACGCACATAATCATCCTGCCCATCCAGAATCAGTGCCGGACTCAGTAACTGGTGCAGACCCAGACTGTAGCTGGAGTTATTGGAAACCTGCTGGATAATCTGAACAGTTTTGGACTGGGCACGCTGCCTGAAGGGAGTACTGGGTTTAACCCAGGCTTCCAGCGTCACATCCCTGGGAGCCTCAAATGGCTTCAATGTGGTGGCATTGGCATTCGCTAAAGCCACTACATCGTCTTTGCCATCAAAGCTGAGGGTGCTACCAGGGGCGGCGGCAGTCCATTTGCAGGAGAGGGTCGAGCCGCTGGTAATCCGCTGCCCGATCTGGATCTTGCTGGTGGCATTGAGCGCCCCCTTCACCGCGGCCCGGATTAACAGGGAACCGTTATACAGGTCGTTGGGGACTTTGGTGGTCTGGGCGTTGGCGGCGTAGTCGTACTCAACAAAGAAAAGGGGCAGGTTATCTTTCAGGGTTGGAATTTCATCGCTGGCGATCGCGCACTCAATCGCTCCAGCAGCAATCGCCTGCTGGACGACGACTTTGGTTTTGCCGACAAAGAGGGTATCTCCTGTTGTGAGCGATCGCCCAATGCCAGCCGGGATGATCAGGCGTTTCACCTGTCCCAACTCAGTGACAATGGAACCAGAACCGACATATTCCCGCTCACCTGCCAGTCCATTCAGCACCCTGGCGAACTGCTCCGGATTGCAGGGCATCTGGTTCCAGGTTTCTTCGATGCCGACTCCGGTGATGGTCACAGTACAGGTATCAGCAGTGGTGGAACTGGTGATGGCAATCTCCAGCTTGTCCAGTTCCAGTTCGGTTGATCGGGCGGAGCAGATGATGCGCTCATCACCGTTTTGATCCAGCAGGGGATATTGGGCGCGTTCGGTCAGGGTTTTGTAATAGGCGACAAAGAACTGATTATCGGTACCCCGGAAATAAAGCGCCAGATTACCCGTAGCGCTATCAAACAGGAAGGGAGTATCCTTTGTCCAGGCAAACCCCAGCAGCCCACCAGAGATGGTAAGTCCAACGGGGTCGGTGTGAATCAGGTGCATGGGCACCTCTACCCCACTTTGCAGCACCGACTGGAGGGCATTTAAATCCGTCTGGGCTGTGGTAAGCTGGGTGTTTTTGTCCTGGCGTTCCTTTACATAGATATCCTTCTGGTCTTGCAGTTTTTTTCGTTCGTCTTTTACAGCTTTTTCTGCTTTATCAAAAGCAGTTTGAGCAGTCTCTAATGCGTCTCTGGCTTCTTTCGTGTAGTCTGGATTTTCGGCAATCTCAATGCCAGAAATGACTTTGTTCCAGGCATCTTCGACATAATTGACCACACCCTTGAAGATTGTGGATTTCCCTCCCCTGCCTAGATGTTCGTAAACCGTAGCCTGAACTGGTTCAGGCAAAGACAGGGATGAAATGACATCGTTAAACCCTTTCTCATGCAACACTGCATAGTCGGTAAAGCCAACCTTGAGGCTGATGGAATCGCCACTCAAATTCCGATCCTTATAGAAGGTCGCTGTTGCATTGTTGACATTGTTTTCCAACGTCTGAACCACATTTTTCTTTTGTTGAAGTGTGTTTGCGGCATTCTTGAGTGTCGTTAGCCAGGCATTCAGATAAGCGAATTCGGGATCGGTAATGGTTGTGCTGGTGGTTGTGGGGGTTGCGATCGCCGCATCGAGAATGTTGATGGTCGGTGTCAGTTTGACATCAATCAACTGATCCAGGGTGATCAGCCTTTCCTTCAGGCTGCGGATCTGTCCCTGTAAGCCGCTGGCTTTATCCAACTGTTGATTGATCGACTGCTCTGTCGCGTTGGGAACATGAATCACTGGCAGCGGCACCACATCAGGTACCTGGGCCAGCTTCCCAGAGGTGGAAACGGCAAAATCCAGCGTGGCAATTTCGTTCTTGTTACCCGCCGCATTTTTGGTCGCCACCGCCAGCATGACGCGGGCATTGCGCTTGAGCGGTTTTTCTTCCGCGGCATAGCCACTGATCACATTTTCCTGCTGGTAATAGAGCAGTGCCGTCAAACCGGATTCAACCGTGCGGAGTTCCAGTACTCCGGTGGCCACTTCCGTAGCAAATTGAAAACTGCTGCGGCTGACTCCCAGGCTCTCGCCCACCGGGGCATCGGAGGCAACCCACTGCCAGCCCTTCAAATTCAGGGTGATAGGAGTGCCACCCGCTGGGGTTACGCTCCATCGCACCGTGCCCTGGAGGGTGCCATTCACCCGGTTATCCGTCTGGTCATAGACTGTGTTGCCTGCGGCTTCATCAAACCGCCAGTAGCCCACCAGTCTGGTTTCCTGCCCTACCAGCCGCTGGCTCAGACTTGATTGCAGTTCCGCCTGCGATCGCACCCGGCTCCAGAGGCGAATCTCATCGATCGTGCCATTGAAGGAATTTTGACGCGCCCCCAAAAAGGTGATCGGGGTATTGGGGAGTTGTTTACCCGCGATCGGCTCCAACCTGGGTTTCCCATCCGCATCTTTCTGAAGCGTACCGTTGATGTAAACCTCCACCTGGTCAATCTTTTCCCGCAGCCGACCTTTGACATAGAAACGATAGGCAATGCCATCAAAGGTGACCGCCAGGTGGTTCCAGTCCCTAGGCGTCAACAGGCTTTTAGTGACGGCTTCATTCCATTGGTTACCACTACCAAACCCAACCCGGACCCGACTTCCGGCTTCAATCCACAGCGAAGGGCAGGTGGAGTGGTCAGCACGGCTGGCTTCCAGGCTGCCCCCTGCTTTGTCGCCGTGACCTGTAATCAATGCCTGGGGTGCAACCCCCGATGCCTGGGGCGAGATCCAGGCTTCCATGGTAAATACAGTCCCCAGTCTGACTCCCCCTCCCAGGGAAATATGAGGCTCTGCCACAACGGAAAACTGCCCTTCCGACTGGAGATCAGACTTTCCCTGCCGATCCAGTGCTGTTGCCACCTCAGCGTCCAGTTCCTCGCTGGTTTTGGGGCGCAGAGCCGATTCGGCATAGCCCTCGGTAACCACTCGCGGCACCAGGTCTTTATTGCAGGATTGGCTGGGGTCTGCCAGGCTGGGTTCAGTGCACTGGCCAGCCTTCTGGGCAAACACATCGGGATGATCTACACAGGTATATACCTGGGAGCCACGGGTGTTGAACAGCCCATCGGGCGATCGCTCCACATCAAACAGATCAATGAGTCCGGTCTTGCTGTTATGGGCAAAAATCTGCCAGCGCTGAATTTCCTGGATCGCAGTGGGCACCAGCAGCACCGTAAAACGCCCGCCCTTTAAGTTGCCCACAAACCGGAGTTCCTGCGTTGGTTCCAGAAATGGATTGCCATCCAGATCCTTCGCTCCTAACCCATCTTTGCGGCTCTGGGGACGGGTCTTGCTGCGACTGCGCTGAAACCGCACTTCCATTTTGGGCTGCAACGTGGTTCCCGATAGCACAAAGCGATCGACCAGCAGGGTGGAATTGACCAGGGGCGCAATCTTGCTGGCATCGGGAGTCTTGATAAAGGTTCCGGCTTTATCGGTAAAGCCCAGTTCAGCTTCGGAGCCATCTTTGCTGGTAATGACATTTCCATCGGGATCGACAAATACCATAGCTTTGCGGGCTTTGGTTTTGTCATTTGCATTGGTGTAGCTGGCTGGAACTGCGATCGCCTGCCGAAACACATACACAAACTGCCCATCCGACAACACCTGAAACGGCGCATCGGCAGTCAACCGGACGGTTGTCGAGAGAAAGGAGTCTTTTTCTTCTGGTTTCAGGTTAGTTCCCGGTTTCTCTGGAACCCGGCTTCCGTTTCTGAACACGGGCAATAGCGTTTGATCTGCGACTCCGTAGCCCACCCTGGCAATTTCGTTGGGAAAGTTCAACAACTGGGGACTGGCCTGCCAGGAGTTCACATCGAGGGGATCTTTGCTACGGTTCGTCGTATCTGCCGAATCCGTCCGGCTGGTGCCAGTAAGATCCAGCACCGTGTAAAAAATCTCCTGTTTATCATTTTCATTCTTCATCGCAAAGGCAATGACGGCGCCTTTGTGGCGAACAGTGGTGGTGTGGCGATAGGTTCCGGCGTACTTTTTGGTAAATGCGTCCAGGACAGTAGCATTCAGCATAAGGGGCTTCCTAAAGTTTGGTATGGCAGGGAACAGGAAAAGTTGTTAGTTGTTGGGTGTCAGTTGTTAGTTTTTATACCAATTCTTTTTAAGGATGCATAAAACCGCAGGTTGGGTTGAACATAGTGAAACCGAACAACAGCAGTAGTTCTGTCGGGTTTCGTGCCTCAACTCAACCTACAGTTTGCTCAGGTTCATCTCGAATTGGTGTTAGTCGTTAGTCGTTAGTTGTTAGTTGTTAGTTGTTAGTTGTTGGTTGCTATTCTCTCGTTCCAGGTATCTAGCCTGGAATGGAGGTTTGGAGGCTTTGCCTTCAGTGCACCTGAAAAGTGGCTCTGCCTTGAATAAAAAATTGTTATTTGTTACCAACGCAGGGAAACAGATGGAACCTCAAGTATTTTGGGATCCTCCAATCTATACACTTTTATTCTCCGAATCCTCGTAAAATTCAATGGGAAAAACAAGCATGGTACATAAACTGTAATATTTTAGTGTCGCCAGATTTTATCTGCTCGATGGGAGTCCGTCCGATTTTTCTGTGTTGCCAGGCTCCAGCTCAGGAAGGAAGGCGTTATAACCTGAAACTTTACCCCAGAGGCGCAGAGGACGCAGAGCAATCCTCAGTAACTTCGCGATAGTCGCTGTTGCCGGGTTAATAGCTGGCACAACCGTCCCTTGAAGTTTGATTAACCAGAGGTTAAGGTCTTAGAAATTTGCCGTTAAGCATTCCGCGGATTCTCCCTGGAGAGAGTGGCGGAGGTTTTCTGGCGGTTGTGGCTGTTTCAGGGAGTGGGTGAGATGTCAACCATCACATTGTTTCCCAGGCAAATTGCCCGTTATTTGCTTGGGGTGGCACTGATATTTGATGCCCTCAGTTTTCTCACACAGTTTCCTGAGTATGCGTTTGACTATGCTTTGCCTCAAAAGGTCGTGGAGTTTTTCCATGTTGGGGGAGAGTACAACCCCCAGGCATGGTACTCCTCCCTGTTGCTGGTGCTCTGTGCATTACTGCTGTTTCTGATCTCACTGGCAGATCAGGAGCGGATGTCCAATCAAGTGGGGTATTGGCGAGGGCTATCGTTCATCTTTTTCTACCTGGCAATGGATGAAATGTTGCTGCTGCATGAGAGAGGGGGTGAATGGCTCAGTACCCACATCCAGATGACAGGGATTTTTCGGTATACCTGGGTGATGGTTGCCATCCCGATTTGTTTGCTGATTGGAGCCGTGTATATCCGGTTTCTGTTTCGCCTGCCCCAACGCATTCGTCGGTTGTTTATTGCCTCTGCCTGCATTTACGTCGGTGGTGCCCTGGGGTTTGAATTGGTGTCAGGCTTTGTTGCCAGCATTCATGGTGAAAAGACGGTTTATGATTTTTTGCTGGTGGCGATCGAAGAGTTTCTAGAAAAATTTGGTGTCATCTTCTTTATTTACGCACTGCTTCTATACATCGCGTTGTATATCAAAGCTATCCATGTCAGAGCTGATTGAGCATTCACTCACTCAATCATTTTTTATTGCTGTTTAATCACACTCGAAACCATAGCAGTAATCATCCAGGTTGGAACACCTGCTTCACCGGGGCGATCGTCTAAAGCAATTGGCTAACCTTTACACTCAGCATTAAAAGGAAACTCTGAACATAACTCATCCAGGTCTTTCTGACTCAACGGGTGTGCTGAAGCCGCGTAGAGTCCAATCAGTAGGATCAGAACCGAGGATAAGGGAACAGTGACAGGTCGCATCGTATTTCTCCTACTCAACAGGTGCTATGGAACTCTTACAGCGTTGTGTCTTGATGGCTGAAACAGATGTAACAGGAGCGATTCGCATGTTTCGTCAAGCAATTACCCAGATATAGCAATCCTGGTTGAGATATAAGCATCAAAAGAAATATCTGACCTAAACTTCACAAACCTGCACACTCAATAAACGCGACTCTAGCAGACGATTCATCCACGATTCCAGGTATGCTCGATTTTTCTGCTGTTGTTCTGGATCGGCAGTGCTGGCTGGAAACGGCATTAACCCCAGGATGGCGGCTGTCGTGACGCAAAACATAGCCTTCTGAAAACTGACACAAATTTTCACCCGCTGGTCGTTTTCTCCCCTGGGTGGGCGCTGATAGAAGGTATGCAGGTAATCCGGTAAAAAGTGGGTCATGTCCTGCATCAGCAGGGTGGGTGGAATACCAGCTCCCCCAACGGGTAGTGGGTCTGCGTAGAGGGCACCGTAGGGAAAAAGCTCCTGTTCTGGGGGAATCTGACGGGCCTGGGCGTTGTAGGAGACCGTCCCCATGAAAGGAAACGACCGGAAGAAAACCGCTTCGACATAGGGCACCGCTGTATCCATCAGAAAAGTCAGCCCAGCGGATTTGGGAATAATTTCATACTCCTGACCGCGAATATTAACTGCGTAGGTGATGGGTTTATCCGCCGCCGCCACCAGTCCTTGCAGAACGTGATTCACC is from Leptothermofonsia sichuanensis E412 and encodes:
- a CDS encoding LamG-like jellyroll fold domain-containing protein; the protein is MLNATVLDAFTKKYAGTYRHTTTVRHKGAVIAFAMKNENDKQEIFYTVLDLTGTSRTDSADTTNRSKDPLDVNSWQASPQLLNFPNEIARVGYGVADQTLLPVFRNGSRVPEKPGTNLKPEEKDSFLSTTVRLTADAPFQVLSDGQFVYVFRQAIAVPASYTNANDKTKARKAMVFVDPDGNVITSKDGSEAELGFTDKAGTFIKTPDASKIAPLVNSTLLVDRFVLSGTTLQPKMEVRFQRSRSKTRPQSRKDGLGAKDLDGNPFLEPTQELRFVGNLKGGRFTVLLVPTAIQEIQRWQIFAHNSKTGLIDLFDVERSPDGLFNTRGSQVYTCVDHPDVFAQKAGQCTEPSLADPSQSCNKDLVPRVVTEGYAESALRPKTSEELDAEVATALDRQGKSDLQSEGQFSVVAEPHISLGGGVRLGTVFTMEAWISPQASGVAPQALITGHGDKAGGSLEASRADHSTCPSLWIEAGSRVRVGFGSGNQWNEAVTKSLLTPRDWNHLAVTFDGIAYRFYVKGRLREKIDQVEVYINGTLQKDADGKPRLEPIAGKQLPNTPITFLGARQNSFNGTIDEIRLWSRVRSQAELQSSLSQRLVGQETRLVGYWRFDEAAGNTVYDQTDNRVNGTLQGTVRWSVTPAGGTPITLNLKGWQWVASDAPVGESLGVSRSSFQFATEVATGVLELRTVESGLTALLYYQQENVISGYAAEEKPLKRNARVMLAVATKNAAGNKNEIATLDFAVSTSGKLAQVPDVVPLPVIHVPNATEQSINQQLDKASGLQGQIRSLKERLITLDQLIDVKLTPTINILDAAIATPTTTSTTITDPEFAYLNAWLTTLKNAANTLQQKKNVVQTLENNVNNATATFYKDRNLSGDSISLKVGFTDYAVLHEKGFNDVISSLSLPEPVQATVYEHLGRGGKSTIFKGVVNYVEDAWNKVISGIEIAENPDYTKEARDALETAQTAFDKAEKAVKDERKKLQDQKDIYVKERQDKNTQLTTAQTDLNALQSVLQSGVEVPMHLIHTDPVGLTISGGLLGFAWTKDTPFLFDSATGNLALYFRGTDNQFFVAYYKTLTERAQYPLLDQNGDERIICSARSTELELDKLEIAITSSTTADTCTVTITGVGIEETWNQMPCNPEQFARVLNGLAGEREYVGSGSIVTELGQVKRLIIPAGIGRSLTTGDTLFVGKTKVVVQQAIAAGAIECAIASDEIPTLKDNLPLFFVEYDYAANAQTTKVPNDLYNGSLLIRAAVKGALNATSKIQIGQRITSGSTLSCKWTAAAPGSTLSFDGKDDVVALANANATTLKPFEAPRDVTLEAWVKPSTPFRQRAQSKTVQIIQQVSNNSSYSLGLHQLLSPALILDGQDDYVRVPLNEPETNVTHELWFKTSSPNCGLFSVVSGPVNGQADRHIYLSGGNIKARIWSDEIISSTNLNLADDTWHHVAHVFGTTDGWAGQKLYVDGKEVAAGNKAASGLTRQDAISIGYSGDAQNPYFKGQIDEVRIWDRVRTPAEIQSSMSDRLTGSEANLIGYWYFDEVTGTTVKDYSASNKPGTLYGNPQIGGFYWFAGVNDQFVRSRQTFPTNTWSHLAATFRQSYGLEFDGLGGYLDCGNDSTLDISRDLTIEVFLKVADLASGNGILSRGRFDDGTEEQDVPYALFIGADGRIGFSFENIKHETKTYYSSGRISTQFCKIAVTRKREQPPDAKRDTSGTVIGTRVTAWDTITFYINGVASGSSRYESTQSTSDDFRQPVDVGSSNQSLEIGRGFNSSTVAFRGTISEVRIWNTAREQGNIAQEIKGNEKGLVSWWQFEENDGNIAYDSKSRNHATIKGTVKWVKDPNPLGSKLVLYYNGALVTTDSVSAAPLKSSEPQFTLAACRRSNGIQAYFQGELEEVRIWKICRTQEQIQDNLFRRLLGEQDDLIAYYTFDLDSDQTRNALTTLYDRSSKGNNLTISGATYILSTAPLSDDAPIVRSALAGVKTAFHGLIQSQPGVQEYGDMQYDIDGNLIGVFKRCYSFIKDDQWQLLSSFKVGDLITEWIGQMQTDPQLIGYIEGAPPVPSENLTATGYVVGEFADYTGASSVELAQADSTTYTYSASKDAGFDMSVELKIGGVFKGQASAGFVFETEVMDTQNVIAFHTQFENSLTWLEDASTGVGRTTTQSSKMELRGYVENADAVAYPKIGRRFVPENMGMALVKSDTADIFALRLKHNQALVSFQMRPNPDIPPDRNIITFPLNPRYVKQGTLDGKIGVLDVDPDYPNAFTYSPDSSYFKPIEAYAIKNQIEREEANLQTYYEQYDAGAKGRRQDGLYGQANDLTVGRILEKLPKLQKRNLVNNYVWTAAGGLYAETQETMDVYREQLGGAYAFKGMAGLYTDLTFAIASAGMKFELDAMFGGHLNLTVTKSQESQRSFGLNVGLDKVESDVYLRNEKGEMVMDKSGTPDPNDPTGMRHWKPQSMPGRVDAYRFMSFYLEPRADHFDLFFNRVVDPIWLEQSDHPSAVALREARQKKNNCWRIMHRVTYVSRVLPPLSNPAPSSLEKALQTLDIDSNYELIRQLDPFVSTSLTSYPEFTKAIREAIKLYLPELQPHTQEIIRYMSLYYGIVDTQDLAGAEDGVDAPRTINQPPIVNAGVDQTIGLDGANVTVTLDGTAIDDRIQKPEALFVTWEKVSGEGSVEFANPYSLNTTATFTQRGKYGLRLTVDDGSLSASDEIIIVVNQRPVISAGDDLQVRPQLDAGQPSPTLATQLTGRVIDSGLGDPDRGVVTVKWAQQSRLGRVTFSNDKSLETTATFDKSGNYLLKLTVDNGTFTADDEMMVSVAARTTDQLEALYTFDTTTGTSVPDVSGAEDPLNLAISDPSALTRRGGVLTIQTPCLLSTVSSVARLTQAMKASNELTIEVWLKPDVLNHEGLARIVTLSDGPGRRNFTLGQSGDRYYVAIRTTTTDPNASRKALTAGTVSTTELTHLVCTRSAAGLVRLYLNGQVVGSREVSGALSGWDEGFRLALGNEFGEPARRDRAWTGSLHLVAIYSRALSLEDVQQNYKFGPDTNLPPVISAGPDQEINWADNLPILVPLNGRATHDRAPQPQTITWTQVAGPGTPNGVTLTDAHALSTTATFTQNGRYGMRLTVDDGELMASDDVVITVNLPPTFTAQADPNLALIGGSVVTPLKGAIQNTGLGNAGTPTTTWRRISGPSSLQIAAPNQLETTATFRDRGVYTLELEVNNGKLPAQKQPITINVHQTPSVRAGEPQIVTLPIPAELPPDAAVQSQVTLTGIVQDSGLANPTQPDGLLFKWEQVSGPVQAVFADDSQHSTTATFTVGGIYILRFTATNRQIPSLTSSATVEITVNQRPVVNAGANQTIQLPAEVELDATVSDDGLPTTPGSLTLLWEKVTGPGTVTFTDATSSYTTARFSKSGTYVLRLTAKDGAKNGAAEVESSDTVEVIALAPPRVTRELLALYTFEENGGTIVNDTSGIEPRLNLTVSGGTTLAGGILTINSPAVITSTGAATKLIQQAKVKPANNHAITIEIWLKPKNISTRIEPGVLEAYPARILTLSGDNANCNFTLGQQDGTYVVRLRTSANNDEARNGINNQLNSRDTVKTNAVSHLVYTWSAASQIARFYQDGSEVDQKRNVSGNFSSWNDNYPLVIANEAGGHPRAWMGEVHLVAIYNTALTPEEVNQNFLAGSGAR